In Bradyrhizobium sp. 200, the sequence GCTGACCTGGCAGTATTACGGCCTGTGGCAGATCGAGCAGGGCAATCGCGACCAGGCGTCGTATCATCTCGGTCGCATCGCGGCGATCTGCGGCACGGAATGCGAGGAATATCGGTCGCTGGCCGCGGCGCTCGAAAAGCCGCCCGGCACTGGACTCGTTTATTGAGGTTGCAGTGTAACAGGGCGGGCGCGCTTGCGGTGCGCTCGCCTGAATCGAAGCCTTAGGCCTGCGGCCGCGGAGCGTCCGTCGCGGCAGCCGGCATGGCGCGGGTGCGGAAATAGTCGAGCACGAAGAGACGGATCGCCGAGGACAGATTGCCCTGCTGGCGATTGCTGTCGATCTCGCCGACCAACTCGGACAGCGTCATGTTCCGCAGGCCCGAGATTTCCTTCATGCCGTTCCAGAAAGCCTCTTCGAGGCTGACGCTGGTCTTGTGGCCGGCAACCACGATCGAGCGTTTGACGACGGGTGACTTCATGACGCGTCTCCGTCATCGAGCTTGTGCTGGTCCAAGAGCTTGTGCTGGTCCAAGAGATCGCCGGCGCGATCCTTGCGATGTTCATCGAGCGCGCGTTCGGCTTTGGTGCGGCCAAACCGTGCGCGGTTGGCGTCGGCCTGTCTTGCCGATTGCTCCCGCTCGCTGCGCTTCTTGAATCGCTTCAGGTTGATCACGTCTGCCATGTTCGCCTCCATCATCCGGCGACTCGAAGGCATGATAATTCATTGGCGGAAAAAACGTCGTGTCGTGCGCAGGCAAATTGAATGGTCATCCGGAATCCCCGTGTAGCGTTCTCTGATAGCATCAAAAAATAAATTTCGCTCTGCGAAAACCGAATAATTCCTGCTCTACCATGCGTCGATGCAACCGCGATAGATGATCAATCTCATTCTTCAGCAATGATCCATAATTTATCTCTCTCTCCCGTAGTTTCCCGGGGGCGGCTGCGGCCATCAGCCCGGGTGTGTCATTTTGTCCGGCTGCACCAGGCGTTCGAATTCGGCGGCACTCACAAACCCGAGACGTACAGCCTCTTCCTTCAATGTTGTTCCGCGCGCGTGCGCCGATTTGGCGACCTTCGCCGCGTTGTCGTATCCGATCTTCGGAGCCAGCGCGGTGACCAGCATCAGCGAGCGCTCCATCAATTCGCGGATTCGCTTTTCGTCGGCGCGTATGCCCACCACGCAATGTTCGGTGAACGAGCGCGCCGCGTCCGACAGCAGTTGAATGGAATTCATCATACAATATGCCAATACGGGTTTGTAAACATTCAATTCGAAATGTCCCTGGCTCCCGGCAACGGTGACGGTTGTCTGGTTACCGAACACCTGGCAGCAGACCATGGTCATCGCTTCGCACTGGGTCGGGTTGACCTTGCCCGGCATGATCGACGAGCCCGGTTCGTTTTCCGGCAGGATCAGTTCGCCGAGACCGGAACGCGGGCCCGAGCCCAGCAGGCGAATGTCGTTGGCGATCTTGAACAGGCCGGTCGCCACCGAATTGATCGCGCCATGCACCATGACATAGGCATCGTTGGAAGCCAGCGCCTCGAATTTGTTGAGCGCGCTGGTAAAGGGAAGTTTGGTGATTTTCGCGGCGTGCCTGGCAAACAGTTTTGCAAATCTCGGCTTCGAGTTGAGGCCGGTGCCGACAGCGGTTCCGCCCTGCGCCAGCGGGAACAGATCCTTCACCGCGATGCGCAGCCGCGCGAGCCCGCTCTCGACCTGTGCGGCGTAGCCCGAGAATTCCTGTCCCAGCGTCAACGGCGTTGCGTCCTGGGTGTGGGTTCGCCCGATCTTGACGATCTTGGCGAACGCCTTTTCCTTCTTGCGCAATTCGCGATGCAGTTCGCCGAGCGCTGGAATCAGGTCGGCGGTGATGCGTCCCGCGGCGGCGATGTGCATCGCGGTCGGAAATGAATCGTTCGACGACTGGCTCATGTTGACGTGGTCGTTGGGATGAACCGGCTTCTTGGCGCCGAGTTCGCCGCCCAGCATCTGGTTGGCGCGGTTGGCGATCACCTCGTTGAGGTTCATGTTGGTCTGGGTGCCGGAGCCGGTCTGCCAGACGACCAGGGGAAAGTGATCGTCAAGCTTGCCTTCGATCACTTCGCGTGCGGCGCGGGTGATGGCGCCGGCGCGGCGCGCATCGAGCAATCCGAGTTCCCGGTTGGTTTGGGCGGCGGCGAGTTTGACGATGCCGAGCGCATGGACGATCGCCATCGGCATGCGATCCTGGCCGATCTTGAAATTCTGCCGCGAGCGCTCGGTCTGGGCGCCCCAATAGCGGTCGGCGGCAACGTCGATCGGACCGAAGCTGTCGGTCTCACTGCGGGTAGATTTGTTTCCAGATGTTTCTGATCGAGCCATGCGTAATGTCCGTTGCGCCGCGAAGTGGCGGAACGTGTACACTACAGCGTAGCCGATTTTCTCGCGCTTGGATTATTTCTTGCGGAAGCGATCCAGCCGAACCACTTCGGCGCCTTCGCTGGTCTTCGCGGGCTCGTCCTTGCTTTCCTCGGCCGGGTCCGGCGCGGCGACGGGCAGGGCAGCCGGAGTGGGAGCCGTCGGCAACTTCGCCGCCGGCGTTTCGGTCGCGGCTTCCGACGGCTCGAATTGCAATCCGAACTGCACCGAAGGATCGAGGAAGCTCTTGATCGCCGCGAACGGCACCACCAGCCGTTCGGGGATGCCGCCGAACGACAGGCCGACCTCGAAACGATCCTCCGTCACCACCAGATCCCAGAACTGATGCTGCAGGATGATCGTCATCTCTTCCGGATACTGCGCCAACAGCCGCGGCGACAGCTTCACGCCGTCGGCGGTGGACAGGAAGGTGATGAAGAAATGATGCTCGCCGGGCAGGCCGTGTTCGGCGGCGTCGGTCAGCACGCGGCGCAGCACTCCGCGCAGCGCGTCGCGCGCCAGCACGTCATAACGGATATGATCGGTCGCCATGGTCGTCCTGTTACGTTGGATGGCCGCCGGTCGCCCGACTCGCCCCTTTGTCCCTATGCTACCCCGACGGGAGCCGCAGGTCAGCAGGTGCGGCGGAGCGAATTTACGGCAGAATGGCGCCGCCGGCCGGAAATGAAGTGAATAAAGTGGAGGCTTCTGTTGCCAGGTGCCTCCGAACCCCGCCTAGCGGAGCTTAACCCACTAGGACTTTAGACTTGGTCTTTCAAACTGCGTTACGCAGCCTGAGCAACCGGAGCATAGTTGTCGTTTGCAACTATTGCATAGCCCGATAACGGCGGAACCATACCGGGAAAAAACTCGCCCTTTACGCCCTCGTCGATCCTGGTTCGCCCCCGCCGAAACCCATCCTGAAGGGGTGGGCTTGGGTGGAGGCGCCGGGTACTGCCCCCGGGTCCGAATGGTTTATTGCGACGGTCATTTATTTCCATAGCCGGCGAACCGGCACCCCCAATATAGGGTGCAAATTGGGAGAAAAATAGGGGCCGAAGGCGCTGAACAGGACGGGAACACGGTTCTGGACTTTCGGTTTGATGTCGTTCAGTTGCGGTTTCGCCGCGAATTCGACCATTCCCGAAATGCACCCAGGTGCCGATCGCGGGTCCCGATGCGGCGCGAATTTTCGCCGGCGTGGACGCCCGGATCGTGCTGCTGATCGGCTAATCGCTCGGGTATTTGCGGCGTTCCAATCGCAAGGGTTGCGATCTGCCGTCCTCTTGGTGGGCTGATTGCATCATTTGCCATTCGGTTTGGAAGCGTTTTGGGTTTTGCTGGCGTTGCTTGAGGAAACTCGCTAGGCAGTTTCTGGGACAAGTATCCAGGTTATCCAAGCAACGGGCTCGAAGCCCACCTTGGGGGGAGGAGTATCCATGAACGCCACGCCCGGCCAGGAGCCGGTCAAATCTATCTTGCCGAAATGGGTTCGCGGCCCGCAGGATTTCATCGGCGGCATAGCCCTGATGGGCATCGCCTTGTTCGCCCTGTGGGCGTCCAGCGACCTGCAGGGCATGCGCGGATTTTCGTTCGGCGCGGGCACGGCGCCCCGGATGTTCGCAACGCTGCTGCTGGGACTGGGCGCGGCTATCACCGTTGTCGGCGTTGTCACCGAAGGCGCTCACCTTGCGAAGTATCACTGGCGAGGTCCGCTGTTCGTGACGCTGGCGATCCTGTCGTTTGCTTTCACGATCCGGCCGATGGGAATGATCTTCGCGGCCATGACAAGCTTCGTAATCGCGGCGTGCGGAACGTCCGAGACAAAGTGGGTGGAAACGCTGATCGTCGGCGCCTGCCTGACGGCGTTCTGCAGCCTTTTGTTTCCTTATGCGCTCGGTCTGCCTTTGCAGCTCCTGCCGACATTCCTGATCCGTTGAGGGCACGATGGGAGATCTTTTTTCAAACCTTGGACTGGGCTTCGGCGTCGTTTTCCAGTTCGTTCAGTGGACGCCCGCATTCCTTGGCGGGACTTCCATTCCGATCCCCGTCAACATTCTGCTCTGCCTGATCGGTGCGCTGGTCGGCACGCTGGTCGGCGTGTTGCCGGGTATCGGCACCATCGCCACCGTGGCCATGCTGCTTCCGATCACCTTCGGCTTGCCGCCGGTGGGCGCGCTGATCATGCTGGCCGGCATCTACTACGGCGCGCAGTATGGCGGCTCGACCACGTCGATCCTGGTCAACATTCCCGGTGAGGCCGGCTCGGTGGTCACCGCGCTCGATGGCTTCCAGATGGCCAAGCAAGGCCGTGCCGGTCCGGCACTCGCGATCGCCGCGATCGGCTCGTTTTTCGCCGGCTGTGTCGCGACCGTGCTTATTGCCCTGCTGGGCGCGCCGCTCACCAAGCTCGCGCTGGCGTTCGGGCCTGCCGAGTATTTCTCGCTGATGGTGCTCGGCCTGATCTTCGCGGTCGTGCTCGCGAAAGGCTCGGTGCTGAAGGCGATCTCGATGATCGTGTTCGGCCTGCTGCTCTCCATGGTCGGGTCTGACATCGAGACCGGTGCGTCTCGCATGGCCTTCAACATTCCCGAACTGGCCGACGGTCTCGGTTTCGCCACGCTGGCGATGGGCCTGTTCGGATTTGCGGAGATCATCCGAAACCTTGATGCCGGCGGCGAAACCGATCGCCAGTTGGTTCAGCAAAAGGTCTCGGGCCTGATGCCGACGGCAAAGGACCTCAGGGATTCGGCGCCTGCGATCGGGCGCGGTACCGTGCTCGGATCGATCCTCGGCATTCTGCCGGGCGGCGGCGCCGTGATCGCATCGTTCGCGGCCTACACGCTCGAAAAGAAGATATCGAAAACGCCCCAGAAGTTCGGCCGTGGCGCGATCCAGGGCGTTGCGGCGCCAGAAAGCGCCAACAATGCTGCCGCCCAGACCTCGTTCATTCCATTGCTGACGCTTGGCATTCCGCCGAACGCGGTGATGGCGCTGATGGTCGGCGCGATGACCATTCACGGCATCGTGCCTGGCCCGCAGGTGATGCAGAAGCAGCCGGAGCTTGTCTGGGGCATGATTGCCTCGATGTGGGTCGGCAATCTCATGCTGCTCATCATCAACCTGCCGCTGGTCGGGATCTGGGTGCGACTCCTGCGTGTGCCGTATCGCCTGATGTTCCCGTCCATCGTGATTTTCTGCTCCATCGGCATCTACTCCGTGAACAACGCGCCGACAGACGTCATGCTCGCTGGCGCTTTCGGCTTGGTCGGATATTGGCTGATCAAGCATGATTTCGAGCCGGCACCGTTGCTGCTCGGCATGGTGCTTGGACCGCTGATGGAAGAGAATTTGAGGCGGGCGCTTCTGATCTCGCGCGGCGATTGGTCGGTCTTCGTAACCCGTCCCCTGTCTGCGGTGCTGATGGCGATTGCCGCTGGGTTGCTGGTCCTTACGGTGCTGCCAACGCTGCGCAAGAAACGTGACGAGGTGTTTGTGGAATCGGAGAACTGACCTGCGTCGGTGCGCCGCAGCCCGAAGTCTGGTCGACTTCGGGCTAATTTTCTATGCCATGGAAAAAGCCGGCAGGTAAAGTTCGGCATTTGCAACGATTTCGGGAGATCAAGGAGATCAAAATGAATTGCTACGGTCGCTCGCTTGCGAGCGGTTGCCTCGCTGCGCTTGCCGGACTGGCGTTGATGACGACGCAGGCGCTGGCACAAGCCTATCCGACGCGCAGCATCACCATGATCGTGCCGTTCGCGGCAGGCGGTCCGACCGATGTCATCGCGCGCATCGTTACCGGCCATATGGCGCAGACGCTCGGTCAGGCCATCATCATCGAGAACGTCGTCGGCGCCGGCGGCACCACCGCCACCACGCGCGCATCGAAGGCCACCAATGACGGCTATACGCTGATAACAGGGCATATGGGCACGCACGCGGCCTCCGTGCCGCTTTATCCCAAGCTCGCCTATCACCCGGAGAAGGATTTCGAGCCGGTCGGGCTGCTCGCCGGCACGCCGATCCTGATCCTGGCGCGCAAGGACCTGCCGCCAAAGGACCTCAAGGAGTTCATCGCCTACGTCAAAGCGAATGAGACCAAGGTCAACGCGGCGCATGCCGGTGTCGGCTCGGTCTCGAATGTCTCGTGCGAGTTGCTGAACTCCGTGCTCGGCGTCAAGCCGATCGGCGTTCCCTTCAACGGCACGGGGCCTGCGATGAACGCGCTGGTGGCCGGGCAGGTCGATTACATGTGCGACCAGATCGTCAATGCGGTGCCACAGATCAACGGCGGCACCATCAAGGCCTATGCCGTGGCCACACCCGAGCGTAACCCGTCATTGCCTAATGTTCCCACCACCGCCGAGGCGGGCCTGCCGGCCTTCCAGGCCCAGGCCTGGAACGCAATCTTCGCGCCCAAGGGAACGCCTGCGGATGTCGTTGCCAAATTGAACGCCGCGGTCGTTAAGGCACTGGATGACGAGGGTGTGCGCAAGCGCCTGCTCGATCTCGGTAGCGTCATTCCGCCTGCCGCGGATCGTACGCCGGCCGCGCTGGGAACCCTGGTGAAGAACGAAGTCGCCAAGTGGACGCCGGTGCTCAAGCCGGTCAATTAATCCACACAATCAATATGATAGGCGAGGGGCGGGACGCAGGTTCCGCCCCTTGTCGTTTGCGCAAGGGATGATCATTTTTCCGGGTATAATCGGTGCGCGAAGCCGAATCGGCGTGTCGATCGGATGTTCCGGCCGCTAAATTCGCCGTCCCGAAAAGGCCTGCACCAGCCATGAACCAGTATCACGACCTGCTCGAACGGATTCTCTCTGACGGCGCGGAGAAGCACGACCGCACTGGCACCGGCACGTTGTCGATCTTCGGTCACCAGATGCGCTTCAACCTGTCGGCCGGATTTCCGATGCTGACCACCAAGCGGTTGCCGCTGAAGGCGATCGTGCACGAATTGCTGTGGTTTCTGGCCGGCGACACCAACATCAAATATCTCAAGGACAACGGCGTTTCGATCTGGGATGAATGGGCCGACGCCAACGGCGATCTCGGCCCGGTCTACGGATCGCAGTGGCGCTCGTGGCCCGCGCCGGACGGGCGCAGCATCGACCAGATTTCCAACGTCATCGACATGATCAGACGCAACCCGGATTCGCGGCGGCTGATCGTGAGCGCGTGGAATCCGGCCGACGTCGACAAGATGGCGCTGCCGCCCTGTCACTGCCTGTTTCAGTTCTACGTCGCGAGCGGCAAGCTCTCCTGCCAGCTCTATCAGCGTTCCGCCGACGTGTTTCTCGGCGTGCCCTTCAACATCGCATCCTATTCGCTGCTGACCATGATGGTAGCGCAGGTGACGGGATTGAAGCCCGGCGATTTCGTGCACTCGCTTGGCGATACGCATCTCTACTCCAACCACCTCGAACAGGCGCGGCTGCAACTGACGCGGCCGACGCGTCAATTGCCGGTCATGAAGATCAATCCGGAAGTGAAGGATATCTTCGCGTTCCGTTACGAGGATTTTGCGCTCGAAGGCTACGATCCGCACCCCCACATCAAGGCCGAAGTGGCCGTATGAGCAGCGGTGTGAGCATCTGATGTCCCTTACGATCCGCCGCGCGCGGCCGGGCGAAGCGGGACTTGTCCTGTCCTTCGTTCGCGAACTCGCCGAATACGAAAAGCTGCTTCACGAAATGGAGGCGACGGAGGCCGACATCGATGCGGCGCTGTTCGGCGCCAATCCGCGATTGTTCTGCGAGATCGCCGAATGGAACGGCGAGCCGGCCGGCTTTGCGGTCTGGTTCGTCAATTTCTCGACCTTCAGCGGCCGCTCCGGGGTCTATCTGGAAGATCTGTTCGTTCGCCCGGCGCTGCGCGGCAAGGGCATCGGCAAGGCGCTGCTGGTGCATCTGGCAAGGGAATGCGTGGCAAACGGCTGGTCGCGTTTGCAATGGTCGGTGCTCGACTGGAACACGCCGTCGATCGAATTCTACAAATCGCTCGGCGCGGTCCTGATGGACGAGTGGACGATATGCCGGGTCGGCGGTCCTGATCTGACGGCGCTGGCGCAAGGGATCAGATAATGGAAATCGTTCTCATCGTTGCGGTCGCCGAGAACGGCGTGATCGGCGCTGGCGGCGCCATTCCGTGGCGGCTGAAATCCGACATGCAGCGGTTGAAGGCGATGACGATGGGAAAGCCGATCGTGATGGGCCGCAAGACCTTCGAGTCGTTTCCTCGCGGGCCGCTGCCCGGACGGACCAATATCGTGGTCACGCGCGATGCCGCCTATCGCGCGGATGGCGCTGTGGTCACGACTTCCTTTGCCGACGCCAGGGCGATCGCCACCGGTGATGCACTGCGGCGTTTCGCCACTGAGATTGCCGTGATCGGCGGCGCGGAAATCTATGCCCAATGGATGGACAACGCCGATCGCCTGGAGATTACCGAGGTGCACGCCCGGCCCGAGGGCGACACGCGTTTCCCACCCGTCGATCCAGCCGCTTGGGAAGAGGTGGCGCGCGTGCGGAATCCGGCCGGTCCGCACGACAGCGCTGATTTCTCCTATGTGACATTTCGTCGGCGCCAACAGCGTTAACCTCGCTAACCAATGTTTGCATTGACAATTATGGCGTCAGGCATAGCTGCTTCGAGCGGTAAGCTTGCGTTGTAAGGGGCCTAGCGGTCCCCTATAAAGCCGGGCGGACATGCGAGGCTTAAGGCATCCTGCCCAACAGGCGGACCCGGGCCCCCCGCAGAGGAGAGTTTATATGCCGTGGAAGAATCAAGGCGGAGGCCCATGGGGCCAGGGTCCCAAGGGACCATGGGGCGGTGGTCCGCAATCGGTCGGGCCAAGGCCACCTGATCTGGAAGACCTTCTGCGGCGCGGTCAGGACAAGCTGCAGCAGCTTCTGCCGGGTGGACATTTCAGCGGCATGGGCATCGCGCTGGTGCTGGCCGGCGCGCTGGTGATCTGGGGATTGTCCGGATTCTTCCGCGTGCAGTCGGAAGAACTCGGCGTCGTGCTGCGCTTCGGCAAGCATGTGCGCACCGTGGAACCCGGCCTGAATTACCATCTGCCCTATCCGATCGAAACCGTGCTGCTGCCAAAGGCGCTGCGCGTCTCCACGCTCTCGATCGGCATGTCGCTGATCGACGATCCGGCGCGGCGCGGCCGCACCATGCGGGACGTGCCGGAAGAAAGCCTGATGCTGACCGGCGACGAAAACATCGTCGACGTCGATTTCACGGTGCTGTGGCGTATCAAGCCGAATGGCGTTGGCAATTTTCTCTTCAACATCCAGAATCCCGAAGGCACCGTGAAGGCGGTGGCCGAAAGCGCGATGCGCGAGGTGATCGGGCGTTCGCAGATCCAGCCGATCCTCACAGGCGCCCGCAACACCACCGAGCAGGCCGTCCATGAGCTGATGCAGAAGACGCTGGATACCTACGGCTCCGGCGTGCAGATCACGCAGGTGCAGATGCAGAAGGTCGACCCGCCCGCGCAGGTCATCGACGCGTTCCGCGACGTGCAGGCCGCGCGTGCCGACTTCGAGCGGCTGCAGAACGAGGCGCAGAGCTACGCCAACCGCGTCGTCCCGGACGCGCGCGGACGCGCCGCGCAGATCCTGCAGGTCGCCGAAGGTTACAAGGAACAGGCGGTCGCCGAGGCCAAGGGCCAGAGCGCGCGCTTCTCGAAAGTCTACGACGAATACAAGAAGGCGCCTGACGTGACGCGGCAGCGAATCTATCTGGAGACGATGGAGCGGATTCTCGGCGGGTCCGAGAAGCTGGTCTATGATGGCGGCAATTCCGCACAGAGCCTTGTGCCGTATCTGCCGCTCAGCGAACTGACGCCGCGCCGTCCGGCGCCGGCGGCTGGCCAGCAGCAGAGCGGAGGCACGCGATGAGGTCTCCGGTTGCGGGTGTTGTCACCCTGATCCTGCTGTTTCTTGGCGCGATCGTGATCTACAGTTCGATCTTCACGGTATCGCAGACCGAACAGGCGCTCGTGGTCCGGCTCGGCCGGCCGGTCGACGTCGTGTCGGAACCGGGCCTGAACTTCAAGGCACCGTTCATCGACACCGTCATCAGCATCGACAAGCGTATTCTCGATCTG encodes:
- the hflK gene encoding FtsH protease activity modulator HflK; this encodes MPWKNQGGGPWGQGPKGPWGGGPQSVGPRPPDLEDLLRRGQDKLQQLLPGGHFSGMGIALVLAGALVIWGLSGFFRVQSEELGVVLRFGKHVRTVEPGLNYHLPYPIETVLLPKALRVSTLSIGMSLIDDPARRGRTMRDVPEESLMLTGDENIVDVDFTVLWRIKPNGVGNFLFNIQNPEGTVKAVAESAMREVIGRSQIQPILTGARNTTEQAVHELMQKTLDTYGSGVQITQVQMQKVDPPAQVIDAFRDVQAARADFERLQNEAQSYANRVVPDARGRAAQILQVAEGYKEQAVAEAKGQSARFSKVYDEYKKAPDVTRQRIYLETMERILGGSEKLVYDGGNSAQSLVPYLPLSELTPRRPAPAAGQQQSGGTR
- a CDS encoding GNAT family N-acetyltransferase → MSLTIRRARPGEAGLVLSFVRELAEYEKLLHEMEATEADIDAALFGANPRLFCEIAEWNGEPAGFAVWFVNFSTFSGRSGVYLEDLFVRPALRGKGIGKALLVHLARECVANGWSRLQWSVLDWNTPSIEFYKSLGAVLMDEWTICRVGGPDLTALAQGIR
- a CDS encoding tripartite tricarboxylate transporter permease, translating into MGDLFSNLGLGFGVVFQFVQWTPAFLGGTSIPIPVNILLCLIGALVGTLVGVLPGIGTIATVAMLLPITFGLPPVGALIMLAGIYYGAQYGGSTTSILVNIPGEAGSVVTALDGFQMAKQGRAGPALAIAAIGSFFAGCVATVLIALLGAPLTKLALAFGPAEYFSLMVLGLIFAVVLAKGSVLKAISMIVFGLLLSMVGSDIETGASRMAFNIPELADGLGFATLAMGLFGFAEIIRNLDAGGETDRQLVQQKVSGLMPTAKDLRDSAPAIGRGTVLGSILGILPGGGAVIASFAAYTLEKKISKTPQKFGRGAIQGVAAPESANNAAAQTSFIPLLTLGIPPNAVMALMVGAMTIHGIVPGPQVMQKQPELVWGMIASMWVGNLMLLIINLPLVGIWVRLLRVPYRLMFPSIVIFCSIGIYSVNNAPTDVMLAGAFGLVGYWLIKHDFEPAPLLLGMVLGPLMEENLRRALLISRGDWSVFVTRPLSAVLMAIAAGLLVLTVLPTLRKKRDEVFVESEN
- a CDS encoding thymidylate synthase; this encodes MNQYHDLLERILSDGAEKHDRTGTGTLSIFGHQMRFNLSAGFPMLTTKRLPLKAIVHELLWFLAGDTNIKYLKDNGVSIWDEWADANGDLGPVYGSQWRSWPAPDGRSIDQISNVIDMIRRNPDSRRLIVSAWNPADVDKMALPPCHCLFQFYVASGKLSCQLYQRSADVFLGVPFNIASYSLLTMMVAQVTGLKPGDFVHSLGDTHLYSNHLEQARLQLTRPTRQLPVMKINPEVKDIFAFRYEDFALEGYDPHPHIKAEVAV
- a CDS encoding tripartite tricarboxylate transporter TctB family protein, giving the protein MNATPGQEPVKSILPKWVRGPQDFIGGIALMGIALFALWASSDLQGMRGFSFGAGTAPRMFATLLLGLGAAITVVGVVTEGAHLAKYHWRGPLFVTLAILSFAFTIRPMGMIFAAMTSFVIAACGTSETKWVETLIVGACLTAFCSLLFPYALGLPLQLLPTFLIR
- a CDS encoding ClpXP protease specificity-enhancing factor SspB; protein product: MATDHIRYDVLARDALRGVLRRVLTDAAEHGLPGEHHFFITFLSTADGVKLSPRLLAQYPEEMTIILQHQFWDLVVTEDRFEVGLSFGGIPERLVVPFAAIKSFLDPSVQFGLQFEPSEAATETPAAKLPTAPTPAALPVAAPDPAEESKDEPAKTSEGAEVVRLDRFRKK
- the fumC gene encoding class II fumarate hydratase, with protein sequence MARSETSGNKSTRSETDSFGPIDVAADRYWGAQTERSRQNFKIGQDRMPMAIVHALGIVKLAAAQTNRELGLLDARRAGAITRAAREVIEGKLDDHFPLVVWQTGSGTQTNMNLNEVIANRANQMLGGELGAKKPVHPNDHVNMSQSSNDSFPTAMHIAAAGRITADLIPALGELHRELRKKEKAFAKIVKIGRTHTQDATPLTLGQEFSGYAAQVESGLARLRIAVKDLFPLAQGGTAVGTGLNSKPRFAKLFARHAAKITKLPFTSALNKFEALASNDAYVMVHGAINSVATGLFKIANDIRLLGSGPRSGLGELILPENEPGSSIMPGKVNPTQCEAMTMVCCQVFGNQTTVTVAGSQGHFELNVYKPVLAYCMMNSIQLLSDAARSFTEHCVVGIRADEKRIRELMERSLMLVTALAPKIGYDNAAKVAKSAHARGTTLKEEAVRLGFVSAAEFERLVQPDKMTHPG
- a CDS encoding dihydrofolate reductase, producing MEIVLIVAVAENGVIGAGGAIPWRLKSDMQRLKAMTMGKPIVMGRKTFESFPRGPLPGRTNIVVTRDAAYRADGAVVTTSFADARAIATGDALRRFATEIAVIGGAEIYAQWMDNADRLEITEVHARPEGDTRFPPVDPAAWEEVARVRNPAGPHDSADFSYVTFRRRQQR
- a CDS encoding ribbon-helix-helix domain-containing protein: MKSPVVKRSIVVAGHKTSVSLEEAFWNGMKEISGLRNMTLSELVGEIDSNRQQGNLSSAIRLFVLDYFRTRAMPAAATDAPRPQA
- a CDS encoding DUF4169 family protein, which translates into the protein MADVINLKRFKKRSEREQSARQADANRARFGRTKAERALDEHRKDRAGDLLDQHKLLDQHKLDDGDAS
- a CDS encoding tripartite tricarboxylate transporter substrate binding protein BugD, which encodes MNCYGRSLASGCLAALAGLALMTTQALAQAYPTRSITMIVPFAAGGPTDVIARIVTGHMAQTLGQAIIIENVVGAGGTTATTRASKATNDGYTLITGHMGTHAASVPLYPKLAYHPEKDFEPVGLLAGTPILILARKDLPPKDLKEFIAYVKANETKVNAAHAGVGSVSNVSCELLNSVLGVKPIGVPFNGTGPAMNALVAGQVDYMCDQIVNAVPQINGGTIKAYAVATPERNPSLPNVPTTAEAGLPAFQAQAWNAIFAPKGTPADVVAKLNAAVVKALDDEGVRKRLLDLGSVIPPAADRTPAALGTLVKNEVAKWTPVLKPVN